The following proteins are encoded in a genomic region of Oncorhynchus kisutch isolate 150728-3 linkage group LG4, Okis_V2, whole genome shotgun sequence:
- the LOC109889240 gene encoding uncharacterized protein C11orf24 isoform X2, with translation MTCDHSVFWKENYTCFFLKCPNGTNCNDISVNDLIRIQDKNIRDLKCDAGPTTESSSSSSITSSEIYQNPTAPELTASNNANQITDTSALNETDSTLHFREDNGQAPISTAFTTITATPMTAAENDTFIPSKTVSNASRGTTVPDIPHKSTVQTSETTTSVKQEPRTTTAPSALTPPPANPQMTTTALSTTNTTAITTVVPVAMLLTTTTTTHPTTKPPPPTTTTTTAIPPPTTTTTTAIPPPTTTTTTIPLTTIPNITTPTTIDSSTVVERNPSPTILAVPSSQATSRNAIVPSTFTVEVSTKRLGSTNRAIIDVVAGGPLTRQLVDTSILLAVLLFGLVFFLVMVVLFLTQAYESYRTKDYTQVDYLINGMYSDSGV, from the exons ATGACCTGTGATCATTCTGTCTTTTGGAAAGAGAACTACACATGCTTTTTCTTGAAGTGTCCCAATGGCACTAACTGCAATGATATCTCCGTCAATGACCTGATAAGGATACAAG ATAAAAACATCAGGGATCTTAAGTGTGACGCTGGACCTACCACTGAGTCTTCAAGTTCTAGTTCCATAACTTCATCAGAAATCTATCAAAACCCCACTGCTCCTGAATTGACAGCCAGCAATAATGCCAATCAAATTACAGACACCTCTGCCCTCAATGAGACTGACTCTACCTTGCATTTTCGTGAGGATAATGGGCAGGCCCCCATCTCCACTGCATTTACTACCATTACTGCAACACCCATGACAGCCGCTGAGAATGACACCTTCATTCCAAGTAAGACTGTTAGCAATGCCTCCAGAGGAACTACAGTACCTGACATACCCCATAAGTCAACAGTCCAAACCTCTGAGACAACCACTTCAGTAAAGCAGGAACCCAGAACTACAACGGCTCCCTCAGCCCTGACCCCTCCACCAGCCAATCCACAGATGACGACAACAGCATTATCAACAACAAATACCACTGCTATCACCACTGTAGTACCAGTAGCAATGCTGttaactaccaccaccacaacacacccaACAAcaaaaccaccaccaccaacaactacCACCACAACAGcaataccaccaccaacaacTACCACCACAACAGcaataccaccaccaacaacTACCACCACAACAATACCACTAACAACTATTCCAAACATAACCACCCCTACCACCATAGACTCATCTACAGTTGTGGAGAGGAATCCATCACCAACCATTCTGGCGGTCCCCAGCTCTCAAGCTACCTCCAGAAATGCCATAGTCCCTTCGACCTTCACTGTTGAGGTCAGCACAAAAAGGCTTGGAAGTACCAACAGAGCCATTATAGACGTTGTTGCCGGGGGGCCTCTGACACGCCAGTTGGTGGACACAAGTATCCTATTGGCTGTCCTGTTGTTTGGCCTCGTCTTCTTCCTGGTTATGGTTGTCCTCTTCCTCACACAAGCCTATGAGAGCTACAGGACGAAAGACTACACCCAGGTGGACTATCTCATCAATGGAATGTATTCTGATTCAGGGGTTTGA
- the LOC109889240 gene encoding uncharacterized protein C11orf24 isoform X1, with protein sequence MTLHLLLVLGLFLLPCLSSHVISESCVIASLKMTNQTQCLEVCLLYMTCDHSVFWKENYTCFFLKCPNGTNCNDISVNDLIRIQDKNIRDLKCDAGPTTESSSSSSITSSEIYQNPTAPELTASNNANQITDTSALNETDSTLHFREDNGQAPISTAFTTITATPMTAAENDTFIPSKTVSNASRGTTVPDIPHKSTVQTSETTTSVKQEPRTTTAPSALTPPPANPQMTTTALSTTNTTAITTVVPVAMLLTTTTTTHPTTKPPPPTTTTTTAIPPPTTTTTTAIPPPTTTTTTIPLTTIPNITTPTTIDSSTVVERNPSPTILAVPSSQATSRNAIVPSTFTVEVSTKRLGSTNRAIIDVVAGGPLTRQLVDTSILLAVLLFGLVFFLVMVVLFLTQAYESYRTKDYTQVDYLINGMYSDSGV encoded by the exons ATGACCCTGCATCTTctcctggtcctggggctcttttTGCTGCCTTGTCTGTCATCCCATGTTATCAGCGAGTCCTGTGTTATAGCCAGCCTGAAAATGACAAATCAAACCCAATGCTTGGAAGTAT GCTTACTGTATATGACCTGTGATCATTCTGTCTTTTGGAAAGAGAACTACACATGCTTTTTCTTGAAGTGTCCCAATGGCACTAACTGCAATGATATCTCCGTCAATGACCTGATAAGGATACAAG ATAAAAACATCAGGGATCTTAAGTGTGACGCTGGACCTACCACTGAGTCTTCAAGTTCTAGTTCCATAACTTCATCAGAAATCTATCAAAACCCCACTGCTCCTGAATTGACAGCCAGCAATAATGCCAATCAAATTACAGACACCTCTGCCCTCAATGAGACTGACTCTACCTTGCATTTTCGTGAGGATAATGGGCAGGCCCCCATCTCCACTGCATTTACTACCATTACTGCAACACCCATGACAGCCGCTGAGAATGACACCTTCATTCCAAGTAAGACTGTTAGCAATGCCTCCAGAGGAACTACAGTACCTGACATACCCCATAAGTCAACAGTCCAAACCTCTGAGACAACCACTTCAGTAAAGCAGGAACCCAGAACTACAACGGCTCCCTCAGCCCTGACCCCTCCACCAGCCAATCCACAGATGACGACAACAGCATTATCAACAACAAATACCACTGCTATCACCACTGTAGTACCAGTAGCAATGCTGttaactaccaccaccacaacacacccaACAAcaaaaccaccaccaccaacaactacCACCACAACAGcaataccaccaccaacaacTACCACCACAACAGcaataccaccaccaacaacTACCACCACAACAATACCACTAACAACTATTCCAAACATAACCACCCCTACCACCATAGACTCATCTACAGTTGTGGAGAGGAATCCATCACCAACCATTCTGGCGGTCCCCAGCTCTCAAGCTACCTCCAGAAATGCCATAGTCCCTTCGACCTTCACTGTTGAGGTCAGCACAAAAAGGCTTGGAAGTACCAACAGAGCCATTATAGACGTTGTTGCCGGGGGGCCTCTGACACGCCAGTTGGTGGACACAAGTATCCTATTGGCTGTCCTGTTGTTTGGCCTCGTCTTCTTCCTGGTTATGGTTGTCCTCTTCCTCACACAAGCCTATGAGAGCTACAGGACGAAAGACTACACCCAGGTGGACTATCTCATCAATGGAATGTATTCTGATTCAGGGGTTTGA